TCATTATTGTCAATGTCTGATGACTTTCAACGACTTTTTAGACTCTGATTCCAGGACTTATACGCAATCGTCAAACCAGGAATCCTGATTACtaataactgaaaactaatgACTGATGACATTCAAGGACCAGGACGATGATCCAAGGAGTTTAGAGGCCTTTGAATCGAACAGATGTCAAGAGCTTTGATGTCTGCCAGTGATGCGCGCGCGAACACAGTCGCGTGTGTCTGTTATTCGATACCGATGACAATGACATGATTAAATAACGCGAGCacgtagcagcagcagcagcacagcTAACGAACCAACGAACGAAGGGCGGGTATAATGAAATCTAAAACTGGCTCATCTCTCGCAAATAACTACATTCACCAGCGGCGGCACGAGAGCTGAGCGAGCGCGAGGGAACGCTGGTAACAGGTGATATGAATGATAACTAAACATACATCTACATGAACTAATAGTGCAGTTTGTATAGGCAGACGGGGATTGAtggtagagagagagagggagggtaGGTACGCGGACCTGACATCTGCCACATTcatataaatatctatatatatatatatatatttatgcaTTTATCTGCGTGTATATCAATTCTGTATAAGCAGACTATTTCCGAGGTCTCTCTCCGTCGAGGTCTGTCCGTCTGCTGAGGAACGCGCGATATACACCACGACCTGAGGAGCGCGATATACCGCGACCTGAGCAGATTCATATACCACGACCTGAGGATAGAAATTGGCGAAGATTTATATGTTAAACTTTCAGAAGCTTGCGTCGCTAGAATTGGCGGTACCCGTCGCTAGTACGCCGGCGGTGCGCGTGTGGTAGATGGTATATTAAACGTTATACCGATGTTACTAGCGgtgctggtggtggtggtggagtACATGTAAAACAGACCCCTGTTAAACGCAGGTGAAATATCGAAACCTCGCGCGCGCGTTactggagagagagagtgagaacCGGCATAGTTTAAATTCTGTTCTTCTTCACacgcagcatcagcagcagcagcgctATGAGTTTCATAGTTCAGGTAAGTGTTTTGATATCATGTGTGCATAATCTCTGAACCAAGTTCTCTACAGTTGTAGGGTGAACTATAAGGGTACAATCCACACAACTGCAGAACTGGTTCCATAGGCAACATTAAACCctcgcacaactgtggaactggattcagagttgAAACTGAGTTCAGTCAAATCAAAacctcacaactgtggaactagttccagagtcaaattaaacccacccaactgtggaactggattcagattcaaattgaacccacacagttgtggaactggattcagagtcaaattaaatgcactttttaaaatcaaagcGAAAAATAAGGTccaaaaaatgatttcagtTTTAAATTAAGTTTCTTGcagtttcatttcatataaaattcatttttttcagagaTAACGAATTAAAAACAGACAAAAAACTggaataataaaaaatgacGCATACGTGGACGAAACGCATCATAGCGCAGCAGATCAGCTGCGCGTTCGCAGCTGCTGTTTTATTGTTCGCATCGGAGACGAGATCGCTGAACGTCTACAGCGGTAAACGCGACGAATCGATGATCGTCGTCGAGTGGAACGAAACTGCGTCGACGACGACGGTGGCGCCGTCTACATCAGACGGAGGACGATACCGCGTCAGTTATAAACGCGTCGACGAACCACCGGAGATGTTAGTCTACACGGCGTGGCTCAACGCCAATACCACCGCTTACAAAATACGCCACCTACCGGCGAATACCAAATTTAAAATCTGCGTATCGGATCGCGCCGAGCAGACGGAGCCCGCGATGGAATGCGTCGTCCTAGCGACCGTGCCGATTATGCTAACGACGAGCATCATCGCGATCTGCGGAGTCATCTGTTACTTCGCGTTGTGCATCATTCTCGGCTATTGTTGCTGGAAACGGAAGAAGGCGTCGTTGTCGCGCGCGGcgaccgacgacgacgacgacctCGACAGCTACGACGACCGCGAGGCGTTACAGCCGCGACGCAATAAACTGAGCATCGAGGATCCGGATGTCGCCGTTTACGTTAAAGATGGCCGCCcgcatttgatgaaatacgcGCCGAAAAATTCGACGGAGAAATTCGTCTACGCCGACGACGACAACGCGTACTGCGGTACGCGGGTATAAACCGGACGCGAATCCAGGATTGAGTCCGCCTGCGTGTGTTTCTATCCGGTTATTTACCGCAGTGTTAAGGAACGTTAGAAACGGTTCTCGGAAAGATTTGTAAGAAACGTTTTCCAACCGAGGATAAGAATTAAGAACCCGAATTTGTCAATAACGATTTTAACCTTTTAACCGGTCGAAGAACCAAATTTCCTGCGCGTCTTAGATGAAAAGAACCAAATTTACCGGCGCAGAGAGAAAGGAATGCTAGACAGTTAATCGAAAGGATCgcgagaaatatttttcaaccgCGAAGAACCCAATTTTCTGCTCAAAAGTTCGATCGAAAAGAACCAAATTTGCCGAGCAGAATGAAAAGACTGTCGAAAGGATTAGTAGAAATGTTTTTGCGAAGAAAAGAACCCGATTTGTGAAAATGACTTTTGATGGCTAAGAACCCGATTATTTTCTGTGCGATGAAAAGAACCAAACTTACTGATCGTAATGAAAAGACCGCTAAACAGCGATCGAAATGGATTCACGAGAAAGGTACTTTCAACGGAAAAGAACCCAATTTTCTGTGCGATTGATCGAAGATTAGCGGAAAAAGAACCatcaaattaataaaaaatgcAAACCGAGGGTTCTCTAAGGTGTTTTAACCCGATGAATTTTCTATGCAATGAGATCCAGGAATAATGTTTTTCCCGTGCGAAcactatatatattatatacataatcaaagtttatttttaaaaacttaaaaaaagaagaaaaagggCAAGAACCCAATTTGGGAAATGCTTTGTGTTTTATGCCCCGAGGTTTTTGAGCAAGTCAAATACGTTTTTAATCAGAAATTAACCAAAGGAACCCGATTTATGACTATGCAACAACTGGTGACTCGATCTGGTCATCCTTCATTACAgataaaaaactaattaaatcaatacatgtCCATGCGGTGTAttagcaaagtccatcatCAATTAATACACAGCACCGTGGTGTAGgaggcactgaaagggttatcTAAAATCTCAAGCTGAGT
This sequence is a window from Tubulanus polymorphus chromosome 9, tnTubPoly1.2, whole genome shotgun sequence. Protein-coding genes within it:
- the LOC141910875 gene encoding uncharacterized protein LOC141910875; its protein translation is MTHTWTKRIIAQQISCAFAAAVLLFASETRSLNVYSGKRDESMIVVEWNETASTTTVAPSTSDGGRYRVSYKRVDEPPEMLVYTAWLNANTTAYKIRHLPANTKFKICVSDRAEQTEPAMECVVLATVPIMLTTSIIAICGVICYFALCIILGYCCWKRKKASLSRAATDDDDDLDSYDDREALQPRRNKLSIEDPDVAVYVKDGRPHLMKYAPKNSTEKFVYADDDNAYCGTRV